The following are encoded together in the Paludisphaera mucosa genome:
- a CDS encoding helix-turn-helix domain-containing protein, translating to MELKLKLLMLMKSKNLNGQKLAKLSLVSDSEISRILQGKSRPGLDNALRLAQAVGVSLDYLADDRIDVEPAQADDALTSEDHKLLGICRRVGGDEAQRVLEIVRILGYDVAMARLIGAASKPVIERLDDEIGEPRTSLSTNGQHVLRGPATATATA from the coding sequence ATGGAACTCAAACTAAAGCTCTTGATGTTGATGAAGAGCAAGAACCTCAACGGCCAGAAGCTGGCGAAGCTCTCCCTGGTCAGCGACTCGGAGATTTCGCGGATTCTCCAGGGCAAGTCCCGTCCCGGCCTGGACAACGCGCTGAGGCTCGCCCAGGCCGTCGGCGTCTCGCTCGATTACCTGGCCGACGACAGGATCGACGTCGAGCCCGCGCAGGCCGACGACGCCCTCACCTCCGAGGATCACAAACTCCTCGGCATCTGCCGCCGAGTCGGCGGCGACGAAGCCCAGCGCGTCCTGGAGATCGTCCGCATCCTGGGCTATGACGTCGCCATGGCCCGCCTGATCGGGGCCGCCTCCAAGCCCGTCATCGAGCGGCTCGACGACGAGATCGGCGAGCCCCGCACCTCCCTCTCGACCAACGGCCAGCACGTCCTCCGCGGCCCGGCCACAGCCACCGCCACCGCCTGA